One window of the Cryptomeria japonica chromosome 7, Sugi_1.0, whole genome shotgun sequence genome contains the following:
- the LOC131856685 gene encoding aldehyde oxidase GLOX-like, protein MPGDGPRNYPSMGSFVMLPLSTSNGFTKVEILICGGFPNDGYAAAKADNFMVALCSYGRMVITDTNPSRSMEDKPGPRTMSDMLILPNDEFLIINRVAKGVARRVMARGSNSHFNYIFMGTRFPTELRLDAYNPYYLEIIYVVLRPMIITMSTTSNIAYDTTFTVTFLVAFGLTSSNMINFNMYALPFTTHTTSMGQTPNQ, encoded by the exons ATGCCGGGCGATGGCCCACGAAACTACCCTTCCATGGGTTCTTTCGTCATGCTACCACTTTCTACCTCCAATGGCTTTACCAAGGTGGAAATCCTCATCTGCGGTGGCTTCCCCAACGATGGCTATGCCGCGGCCAAAGCCGACAATTTCATGGTTGCCCTATGCAGCTACGGAAGAATGGTCATCACGGACACCAATCCTTCAAGGAGCATGGAAGACAAGCCCGGGCCAAGAACCATGTCGGACATGCTCATTCTCCCCAACGATGAATTTTTAATCATAAACAGAGTAGCCAAAGGTGTGGCCAG GAGAGTCATGGCGCGTGGCTCCAACTCACACTTCAATTACATTTTCATGGGAACGCGATTTCCCACGGAGCTTCGTTTGGATGCGTACAACCCTTATTATTTGGAGATCATCTATGTCGTCCTCCGCCCGATGATAATCACCATGTCTACCACCTCCAATATTGCCTACGACACCACCTTCACCGTCACCTTTTTAGTTGCATTCGGTCTGACGAGTAGTAACATGATAAATTTTAACATGTACGCTCTACCCTTCACAACTCACACCACATCCATGGGCCAAACTCCAAACCAGTAG